A genomic window from Nematostella vectensis chromosome 9, jaNemVect1.1, whole genome shotgun sequence includes:
- the LOC5501869 gene encoding helicase with zinc finger domain 2 isoform X4 — protein sequence MGCPMKYWKLLIFIEESAGNIPNHMTSAFLLSILARSTHPDSAALADAYERCKRKLRNAVRENKSVVDFCLGMMLMAAQRLQNEFHLPQIAALVYTEILSLFYSTPLDVYYFRAVCYLQLGRFDDAEDDCQKVLCRYSENVDARDLLVKIKEIKRNIHREKQKHNNFASSFAGQATEGTSYDSQQLPMEKFEKKSPKKKKVAQMPASPVKTLKMKTKKERKTERKIQMQKEEEIRRICLEIEEKEKGQETQKQAKKEDQVSEPQPIKITYDVMAALDAGKKKKKSKLERIQSSSDVAIGRSSRSSSVSSCLALQALDARKIKKNSKLERTQSSIDLATGRSSRSSSVSSCVALQALDARKIKKNSKLERTQSSIDLATGRSSRSSSVSSCVALQALDARKIKKNSKLERTKSSIDLATGRSSRSSSVSSCVALQETKSRGITQTKVSTPPTTKYSVKPPSKRNVSSPCLASASGLEASTKQWKPKANVKISDKNWPCLPPPVNDVNTKSKKSPRVQDLRKDGIKSSDRSSSLSSLSNTSKTSKYESVCSYEEDFPILQLDRNRLPTVSNKFETLTECKPALLAKAESLTKPKTQKEVPEHSQSSYQLFPVQKGEQMLNQSNSSVPSIRLVGQEQQTQPSAPMPDIFTSRSVSNGSPALTSNIWSSYDLSRQNIPLLQDSSYFPLGNASGYQQHPQAGNGPIPETVRRLPFQHFHQAAGAVQIPSEVKIVCNHFMNNCKKIPDFLCKGCENRQYGYYAFLDYRKGLWYKVRPYPRNLHPKLALKECKDFAWGRACARNPCTFPHGPELLMWTYEREGVLPPPNHVDQHSEQRYQNPTLHNFSGTGNLRPPPDGVYGGRYRLCNRPSVCRFGNTCSFAHGQEELNYWKFCYEQSQTDQAEPIEAPIKSESELLENLEGVALATTPENPNVRLKGDKERYDYTWTFKLDYKSSQAGHLCRVDLKDRRNISFCISKIKVTDENGQEGTEEVLSKDKMFHEFPKRRSTSDHSTKVEVWVSFTTTVFGSFSQCILFDFGKGPCLVKNFNVDIVSDEELYTLKQARQEVPKNSTWNPEDSVIVRTVTDRRVDAVEELQIKYPCPADPQSLVSTQILSGKLNERSYHQTMHQLLFVEEVFMKQQIARFSMERVTLLGRDSLFSDDMGFQRAGEGLFGSLPLQTPVTIDDSAGRLCNRNVEAMYLRLSSDPCKVFEVPIHKLESEGVTIKLSENVCKELKIHDKSEVDVDAMFKLTRDSLCRMHQAVDCIAPVHLRLLFPKPQPLRIKEVRIHWGWILDKRLNDSQKAVIRAIAKREPPSPPVVVFGPFGTGKSFTLNQGVRQLLTSGKNRILLCTKTNSAADIHVELLHQYLTEENGIRSAKPFRIYGSDRKPSTCSRTGLLYSNLNSGKDGFFMPTREAVIRYRVVITTLATSQLLMKIKLNHGFFSHILVDEAAQAWEPEALIPLGLAGPNTQVVFTGDHMQMSPEVYSKSLFNEALRNAQSSGGSQEWGLQKSLPERLFDQYNMLTNEHFLKSHVMFLTENYRSNEVILQFSSDCFYGKKLVAGGAGDNLPHPDLGPLMFYSARGKEEIQHDNSFLNASEVDEVVKRVDELAEKWPNLQWGEEQLSEIAVLSAYHYQVRAIRDRLKRKGLRRVTVDTIHNVQGREFRAVFISTVRTSHTVKPLIDQHTAECSKDELYFEFLSDPKLLNTAITRAKSLVAVVGDPVSLCTVGDCRRLWKDFIKRCNDLRAFYGYTMEQLNEEIKAVINVIEMNPAAKPFVSDYQVEQKQEKNETDSDVENEDAASFQEQEASDTASVMSSGNEEELEQEGECPSKLLDETLEDESVPPAVMDGIIRALRDKCEEMRSKKAHLPSLQDSEFPPLGSKPVLKKNAGIWNTASPMTTHRLTNDTSDYEIKRVNGKEVIRLVDTGIRFKQSERQQRLTVVNVPRSISLDPEILNRRVGENPERFIVCELRISSDRFRTSYAVVADTKTPDIVIKGHVRQAFDRDTVVVDLKCDEDAKKNEEKTEDKYEKNEEARNSGVILGVKDHIINPKERQYVCTADYDNPAVMKPINKSVRNLINLTYEGCKDVPIHRSITQGNEPIYRVDLLKREKLLSTQNLFVVRFLQWRSDCTLPLGIVTKVLPRGESKAKCMEILKADHCLRASFKSETVEEVKRIVGYVWEVPEEEKETRPRVNSAFTIDPEMSKDLDDALSVEELSDGSAKVGIHIADVSYFVKPESALDKEARLRGTTYYPNTGDPNTPMLPEEISEGCCSLLPGCDRLAVSVYLTLDNSGELIGEPKVVRTVLRSRCKLSYSQAQKIIDGDSSELKREIQFLHKLAQARRHKRLGDASFDHLTGKEEREDIDAHELVEEMMILANHVVAKILFAKQPALTPLRAQLSPKEHRLMEWVREYGDIALLSLSLRKYVENHAGMDEISQPGKDIMINKRLWSKILEAVEEEDFRKLTHLICSDANHPQLAVAHQGLNRIQTKSIYTPSYGKDKEHTRHHSLGLEVYTHFTSPIRRYIDIVVHRMLLRDEGKERVYCEDDIYRICRRSTFFFSDSKNFGKACQRMKLAVQLQDKNHETDTVIESIADAFMSLLVLSSEDDHLMPKQREIKFDHLAPMTVDVNKETKEILLAWRWRMYEAPTYNSSEENTKDLKKIVFKQFPEGPSIKVNRLQWPKIIEAVKTKDGKKLKEIVRDIEDPIISQPPRAPVCKPGAAVKSKPDSPIYAHPNVGQTLTLPPIPPMAEGHFYDKIMTLKKFDTVKVQLSAHLTEGVLCPEIQLFKVSPRVSICLEHRVHTKKCFASTERYPASREHYDTVDNYIGSWKRVLLMEAAVAAVEEDQGFTIRNLPVQWQCKDDHFTGKFRLLEDYCRGRQISFVQGDLVCARIPHGHSDDAADVAVAHCIVSATFPKKVDGKVWQSVVVRVHQKSSRFPAGAYDEKPIKCEMNFIPLLLPHRRMFKALVLALPDSTPLALAICKGEAPPPDHFERPDKPLSISEDVNTTAFKRLNKYQEDAIKEALTQPFTLIQGPPGTGKTVTGVHIAYWFACQNRKTPPPAQPDPKDVDDENKPPSAPPQVLYCGPSNKSVDVVTEYLLRIPGMQKKILRVQGSMIQEREFPIPNKIKPPKQSRSEDELRIPSKEVREVSLHHIIRSADCPYAESIKLLEQTFKDAKERNDPVSVEDVTSYLQIIREAEQWCIQKTGREIILCTCSASGADRIVDLCDNIQQVIVDECGMCFEPETLVPITCARAKQVVLIGDHKQLQPIIKDNDAKRLGLEISMFERYAKKAIMLKEQYRMHAEICHFPSEQFYDKLLLTSATVALRTPSPVDFWPAQVLYRKDVPRVFCHVEGCETSSVIKTQYSNQQSKSNEKEANKAVHVAKVLVNKYAVNHGDVVILTPYRQQQVLIKEGLHAPYDDIQVSTIIKSQGSEWDYVILSLVRSLPKDEIEAEPSSKWLGDNLGFLRDEHQINVALTRARRGLCIIGNKNLVELDPTWSALLSHYEQSETIVDEAWPWN from the exons CTGAAAATGAAGACGAAGAAGGAAAGAAAGACCGAGAGAAAAATTCAGATG CAAAAGGAGGAAGAGATTCGTCGCATTTGTCTGGAGAtagaagaaaaggaaaaaggtCAAGAGACACAAAAACAGGCGAAAAAAGAAGATCAG GTCAGTGAGCCCCAACCAATCAAAATCACCTACGACGTTATGGCAG CATTGGATGCcgggaagaagaagaagaaaagcaAATTAGAGCGCATTCAATCGAGTAGCGATGTTGCCATAGGAAGATCAAGTCGTTCATCCAGTGTCAGCTCATGTCTTGCATTGCAAG cATTGGATGCCaggaaaataaagaagaacaGCAAATTAGAGCGCACTCAATCGAGTATTGACCTTGCCACTGGAAGATCAAGTCGGTCATCCAGTGTCAGCTCATGTGTTGCATTGCAAG cATTGGATGCCaggaaaataaagaagaacaGCAAATTAGAGCGCACTCAATCGAGTATTGACCTTGCCACTGGAAGATCAAGTCGGTCATCCAGTGTCAGCTCATGTGTTGCATTGCAAG cATTGGATGCCaggaaaataaagaagaacaGCAAATTAGAGCGCACTAAATCGAGTATTGACCTTGCCACTGGAAGATCAAGTCGGTCATCCAGTGTCAGCTCATGTGTTGCATTGCAAG AGACCAAAAGCCGAGGTATCACACAAACCAAGGTGTcaacaccaccaacaacaaaatacTCAGTAAAGCCTCCTTCAAAAAGAAATGTTTCGTCTCCATGCCTTGCCTCTGCTTCGGGTCTTGAGGCCAGCACTAAGCAATGGAAGCCAAAGGCAAATGTCAAGATCAGTGACAAGAACTGGCCTTGCCTTCCACCACCCGTCAATGACG TAAACACCAAATCAAAGAAATCACCTCGGGTGCAAGATTTGCGAAAGGATGGCATAAAATCAAGTGATCGTTCCTCATCGTTGTCCAGTCTAAGCAATACATCTAAAACTTCAAAGTATGAATCGGTTTGCAGTTATGAAGAGGACTTTCCAATTCTTCAATTAGATAGAAACCGATTGCCTACTGTCTCAAACAAGTTTGAAACGCTTACGGAGTGCAAACCTGCGTTGCTGGCCAAAGCCGAAAGTCTGACAAAACCGAAAACCCAGAAAGAAGTTCCAGAGCATTCCCAATCAAGCTATCAGCTATTTCCCGTACAAAAAGGGGAACAAATGCTAAACCAATCAAATAGCAGTGTTCCTTCAATACGATTAGTTGGACAAGAGCAG CAAACTCAGCCAAGCGCCCCAATGCCGGATATATTCACATCGAGAAGTGTAAGCAATGGGTCACCAGCACTGACCTCAAATATTTGGTCTAGCTATGATCTATCAAGACAAAACATTCCCTTACTGCAGGACTCTTCATATTTTCCTCTTGGAAACGCAAGTGGCTACCAGCAGCACCCACAGGCCGGCAATGGGCCAATCCCTGAAACAGTTAGAAGGCTTCCCTTTCAGCACTTCCACCAAGCAGCAGGGGCAGTCCAGATTCCATCCGAAGTGAAAATAGTTTGTAACCATTTCATGAACAATTGCAAGAAAATACCAGATTTTCTGTGCAAAGGCTGCGAGAACCGACAATACGGTTACTATGCCTTCTTGGACTACAGGAAAGGGCTTTGGTACAAAGTGAGGCCTTACCCGAGAAATTTGCACCCAAAGCTTGCTCTCAAGGAGTGTAAAGACTTTGCATGGGGGCGTGCATGTGCACGGAATCCTTGCACATTCCCACATGGTCCTGAACTACTGATGTGGACGTATGAGCGCGAAGGAG TACTTCCTCCTCCGAATCATGTGGACCAACACAGTGAGCAGCGTTACCAGAACCCGACACTGCACAACTTCAGCGGAACAGGGAATCTCCGCCCGCCGCCTGATGGAGTCTACGGCGGACGCTACAGACTTTGCAACAGACC TAGTGTGTGTCGCTTTGGGAACACCTGCTCGTTTGCCCATGGACAGGAAGAGCTGAATTACTGGAAATTCTGTTACGAGCAGTCGCAAACAGACCAGGCAGAGCCTATTGAAGCGCCGATAAAGTCCGAAAGTGAG cTGCTGGAAAATTTGGAAGGAGTTGCCTTGGCTACTACACCAGAAAACCCTAACGTCCGCCTTAAGGGCGACAAGGAGCGATATGACTACACGTGGACATTCAAGCTGGACTATAAG TCAAGCCAGGCTGGGCATCTTTGCCGTGTTGACCTTAAAGATCGGCGTAATATCTCCTTCTGCATCTCCAAGATCAAGGTAACAGACGAAAACGGACAAGAGGGAACTGAAGAGGTCCTTTCGAAAGACAAGATGTTTCATGAGTTTCCCAAGCGCCGTAGCACGAGTGACCATTCTACAAAAGTCGAAGTGTGGGTATCCTTCACTACAACTGTGTTTGGAAGCTTTAGCCAATGCATTTTGTTCGACTTCGGGAAGGGTCCGTGCCTCGTGAAGAATTTCAACGTTGACATCGTCAGTGACGAAGAACTGTATACGCTGAAACAGGCCAGACAAGAG GTCCCCAAGAACTCGACGTGGAACCCAGAGGACTCGGTAATAGTTCGTACAGTCACGGACCGACGCGTTGATGCTGTGGAGGAGCTACAGATAAAATACCCATGTCCAGCTGATCCACAGAGTTTGGTATCCACGCAAATACTGAGTGGTAAACTCAACGAGCGTAGCTATCACCAGACCATGCACCAGCTGCTGTTTGTGGAGGAGGTGTTCATGAAGCAGCAAATTGCCAG ATTTTCAATGGAAAGAGTCACCCTGCTTGGGCGTGACAGCCTATTTTCTGATGACATGGGGTTCCAGCGTGCTGGCGAAGGTCTGTTTGGTTCTTTACCTCTACAGACGCCTGTCACGATCGACGACAGTGCCGGGCGGTTATGCAATCGCAATGTAGAGGCTATGTACCTAAGGCTCTCCAGCGACCCCTGCAAGGTGTTTGAAGTACCAATCCACAAACTGGAGAGCGAGGGGGTTACCATCAAGCTCTCAGAGAATGTTTGCAAAGAACTTAAG ATCCACGACAAATCGGAAGTTGATGTGGACGCCATGTTTAAGCTGACTCGTGACTCTCTCTGTCGAATGCATCAGGCAGTTGATTGTATCGCCCCAGTTCATCTAAGACTTCTGTTTCCTAAACCACAGCCTCTAAGGATAAAAGAG GTTCGTATTCACTGGGGCTGGATTCTGGATAAACGTTTAAACGACAGCCAGAAAGCCGTCATCCGGGCTATCGCTAAAAGAGAgccaccctcccctcctgTGGTAGTGTTTGGGCCATTCGGAACTGGAAAGTCGTTCACATTGAATCAGGGAGTGCGCCAGCTCCTAACGTCTGGGAAGAATAGAATTCTTCTTTGTACGAAGACTAACTCGGCCGCCGACATACACGTGGAACTCTTACACCAGTACCTGACAGAAGAGAATGGTATACGTTCTGCTAAACCATTTAGGATCTATGGTTCAGATCGTAAACCCAGCACGTGCTCACGCACTGGCCTGCTTTACAGCAATCTCAATAGTGGTAAAGACGGGTTCTTCATGCCAACAAGGGAAGCCGTCATAAGATACCGTGTTGTCATCACAACACTTGCCACGTCACAGCTGTTGATGAAGATTAAGCTGAATCATGGCTTTTTCTCGCACATTCTGGTGGATGAAGCTGCTCAAGCCTGGGAACCAGAAGCTCTGATCCCACTGGGCTTAGCGGGACCTAACACGCAGGTCGTCTTCACGGGGGATCACATGCAG ATGAGTCCAGAGGTATACTCGAAATCCCTATTCAACGAAGCCCTCAGGAATGCTCAGAGTTCAGGAGGCTCTCAGGAATGGGGATTACAGAAGTCACTGCCAGAGCGTCTCTTCGATCAGTACAATATGTTAACGAATGAGCATTTCCTCAAGTCTCATGTCATGTTTCTAACTGAGAACTACCGCAGCAACGAGGTCATTCTCCAATTTTCCTCCGACTGCTTCTATGGAAAAAAGCTAGTTGCCGGCGGGGCAGGAGATAATCTCCCTCATCCGGATTTGGGACCCCTCATGTTCTACTCCGCTAGAGGAAAGGAGGAAATTCAACATGACAACTCTTTTCTAAACGCCTCTGAGGTTGATGAGGTTGTCAAAAGAGTCGACGAATTGGCGGAGAAATGGCCAAATCTTCAATGGGGAGAGGAACAGCTGAGTGAGATAGCCGTGCTGTCGGCATACCACTACCAG GTCCGTGCAATAAGAGATAGGCTGAAGCGAAAAGGGCTTCGGAGAGTGACCGTGGATACCATTCATAACGTACAAG GCCGTGAGTTTCGAGCAGTGTTCATCAGCACTGTACGCACGTCGCATACTGTCAAACCCCTGATAGATCAACACACAGCCGAGTGTTCGAAAGACGAGTTGTACTTCGAGTTTCTCTCCGATCCAAAGCTCCTCAACACTGCTATCACGCGCGCCAAGTCACTCGTGGCAGTAGTCGGGGACCCGGTGTCGCTTTGTACCGTAGGCGACTGCCGACGACTTTGGAAAGACTTCATCAAGAGATGTAACGACCTGAGAGCTTTTTATGGATACACAATGGAACAGCTGAACGAAGAGATAAAGGCAGTCATCAATGTGATTGAGATGAACCCTGCTGCTAAACCATTTGTCAGCGATTATCAGGTAGAGCAGAAACAGGAGAAAAATGAAACCGACAGCGATGTCGAGAACGAAGATGCTGCCTCATTTCAAGAGCAGGAAGCTTCAGACACTGCTTCTGTGATGTCTTCTGGAAATGAAGAGGAGCTAGAACAGGAAGGGGAGTGTCCCTCCAAGTTGCTCGATGAAACATTGGAAGACGAGTCCGTGCCCCCTGCAGTTATGGACGGGATCATTAGGGCTCTAAGGGACAAGTGCGAGGAAATGCGAAGCAAGAAAGCCCATTTACCATCACTACAAGACTCCGAGTTTCCGCCTTTGGGCTCAAAGCCAGTGTTGAAGAAGAACGCTGGAATATGGAATACCGCCTCACCAATGACCACTCACCGCCTCACCAATGACACATCTGACTATGAGATCAAGCGAGTAAACGGAAAAGAGGTTATTCGTTTGGTTGACACTGGAATACGTTTCAAACAGTCCGAGAGACAACAACGTCTTACAGTTGTCAATGTACCACGGTCCATTAGTCTAGACCCAGAGATCCTGAATCGGCGAGTGGGAGAAAATCCGGAGAGGTTCATCGTATGTGAACTTCGGATTAGCTCAGACCGGTTTCGGACTTCCTATGCTGTAGTTGCTGATACGAAAACGCCGGATATAGTGATCAAAGGTCATGTCCGGCAAGCCTTCGACCGTGACACAGTAGTTGTCGACTTGAAATGTGATGAAGATGCCAAGAAAAACGAGGAAAAAACCGAGGACAAATATGAGAAAAATGAAGAGGCAAGGAACTCGGGAGTTATCCTAG GAGTGAAAGACCACATCATCAATCCTAAAGAGCGTCAGTACGTTTGTACTGCCGACTACGACAATCCTGCAGTCATGAAGCCCATCAATAAGTCCGTCAGAAACTTAATAAACCTAACGTACGAGGGCTGCAAGGATGTGCCAATCCATAGGTCTATTACACAGGGGAATGAACCAATCTACCGAGTTGACTTGTTGAAGAGAGAAAAACTGTTATCAACCCAAAACCTGTTTGTGGTTAGGTTTCTTCAGTGGCGTTCAGATTGCACTTTACCTTTGGGAATCGTTACCAAAGTGCTGCCGAGGGGCGAGTCGAAGGCTAAATGCATGGAGATTTTGAAGGCTGATCACTGTCTACGAGCTTCGTTCAAGAGTGAAACGGTTGAAGAGGTGAAAAGGATCGTAGGGTACGTTTGGGAGGTACCAGAAGAGGAAAAGGAGACTCGACCAAGAGTCAACAGTGCATTCACGATTGATCCAGAAATGTCCAAAGACTTAGATGATGCTTTGTCTGTTGAAGAGCTATCTGATGGGTCGGCTAAAGTTGGTATTCATATCGCGG aTGTCAGCTACTTCGTCAAGCCTGAAAGTGCATTGGACAAAGAAGCACGCTTACGGGGGACAAcctactacccaaacactggTGACCCAAACACCCCTATGCTCCCAGAAGAAATAAGCGAAGGATGCTGCAGCCTCTTGCCCGGCTGTGACCGTCTGGCAGTGTCAGTCTACCTGACGCTCGACAACAGTGGTGAGCTCATTGGCGAACCAAAAGTCGTGCGAACTGTGCTACGTTCACGCTGCAAGCTAAGCTACTCTCAAGCTCAGAAGATCATTGATGGCGATTCCTCAGAACTCAAGCGAGAGATACAGTTTCTTCATAAACTTGCCCAAGCAAGAAGGCACAAGCGACTTGGAGATGCGTCCTTTGACCATTTGACTGGTAAGGAAGAAAGAGAGGACATCGATGCGCATGAGCTTGTTGAGGAAATGATGATCTTGGCCAATCATGTCGTTGCTAAGATTCTCTTCGCAAAACAGCCCGCCCTTACTCCCTTAAGAGCTCAGCTTTCTCCCAAAGAACATCGATTGATGGAGTGGGTTAGAGAATATGGGGACATTGCTCTCCTATCGCTGTCTCTTAGGAAGTATGTAGAGAACCATGCTGGGATGGACGAGATCAGTCAACCAGGGAAAGATATCATGATCAATAAAAGACTCTGGAGCAAAATTCTCGAAGCTGTGGAGGAAGAAGACTTCCGAAAGCTTACGCACCTAATCTGCAGCGATGCCAATCACCCGCAGCTTGCGGTGGCGCACCAAGGACTGAACAGAATCCAGACTAAGTCTATCTACACCCCTTCATATGGTAAGGACAAAGAACACACAAGACATCACTCGCTTGGCCTAGAAGTCTACACGCATTTCACGTCTCCCATCCGTCGCTATATCGACATTGTTGTCCACAGGATGCTGTTGAGAGATGAAGGCAAGGAAAGGGTGTATTGTGAGGATGATATCTATCGAATCTGTAGAAGGAGCACCTTCTTTTTTTCCGATTCCAAGAATTTTGGGAAGGCATGTCAACGGATGAAGCTGGCTGTCCAGCTGCAAGATAAGAACCATGAGACAGATACTGTGATCGAATCCATCGCGGATGCTTTCATGTCCTTGCTTGTTCTAAGCAGTGAAGACGATCATTTGATGCCAAAGCAAAGAGAGATCAAATTCGATCACCTTGCACCAATGACGGTTGACGTTAACAAAGAAACGAAGGAAATTCTTCTGGCATGGAGATGGAGAATGTACGAAGCACCAACTTACAACAGCAGTGAGGAGAACACAAAGGACTTGAAGAAAATTGTCTTTAAGCAATTCCCCGAGGGCCCATCAATTAAAGTGAACAGGTTACAATGGCCAAAGATAATAGAAGCCGTTAAAACAAAAGATGGTAAGAAGCTTAAAGAGATCGTTCGCGACATCGAGGATCCCATCATATCTCAACCACCTCGTGCACCTGTTTGCAAGCCCGGTGCTGCCGTTAAATCTAAGCCCGATTCTCCCATCTATGCGCATCCTAACGTCGGCCAGACCTTGACACTTCCTCCGATACCACCAATGGCTGAAGGCCATTTCTACGACAAGATCATGACGCTGAAGAAGTTCGATACCGTAAAAGTGCAACTATCTGCACACTTGACCGAAGGGGTACTTTGTCCTGAGATCCAACTATTCAAAGTTTCCCCACGCGTCAGTATCTGCCTGGAGCATCGCGTCCATACCAAAAAATGCTTCGCTTCCACTGAAAGATACCCTGCGTCACGGGAACACTATGATACCGTTGATAACTACATCGGGTCATGGAAACGCGTGCTGTTAATGGAGGCAGCGGTCGCGGCCGTTGAAGAGGACCAGGGCTTCACCATACGCAATCTCCCTGTGCAATGGCAATGCAAAGACGACCATTTCACGGGAAAATTTCGGTTACTCGAGGACTATTGCCGGGGTCGACAAATAAGTTTTGTTCAAGGCGATCTGGTGTGCGCCAGAATTCCTCATGGTCACTCAGATGATGCAGCAGATGTTGCGGTTGCCCATTGCATCGTAAGCGCCACTTTTCCAAAGAAAGTAGACGGAAAAGTGTGGCAATCTGTTGTCGTTCGAGTTCACCAGAAGAGCTCACGATTCCCAGCTGGTGCATATGACGAGAAGCCAATCAAATGTGAAATGAACTTCATCCCTCTCTTGCTACCCCACAG GCGAATGTTCAAGGCCCTCGTACTCGCACTTCCGGACTCAACGCCGCTGGCACTTGCCATCTGCAAAGGCGAAGCTCCACCCCCAG aCCACTTTGAGAGGCCAGACAAACCATTGTCCATCTCAGAAGACGTGAATACAACAGCCTTCAAAAGACTTAATAAATACCAAGAAGATGCCATCAAGGAAGCCCTGACGCAGCCGTTCACCTTGATTCAAGGGCCACCAG GCACGGGGAAAACCGTGACAGGGGTGCACATAGCCTACTGGTTTGCGTGCCAGAATCGCAAGACGCCACCGCCGGCCCAACCAGATCCGAAGGATGTCGATGACGAGAATAAGCCACCATCTGCACCACCCCAAGTCCTGTACTGCGGACCCTCCAACAAGTCTGTTGACGTCGTGACAG AATACCTTCTTAGAATTCCGGGGATGCAGAAGAAGATACTTCGCGTGCAAGGAAGTATGATTCAGGAAAGGGAATTTCCGATTCCTAACAAAATCAAACCCCCAAAGCAGTCCAGGAGTGAGGATGAGCTTCGCATTCCTAGCAAAGAAGTCCGAGAAGTTTCTTTGCATCACATCATCCGCTCTGCTGACTGTCCTTATGCCGAATCCATCAAACTCCTCgaacaaacatttaaagacGCTAAAGAGAGGAATGATCCTGTCAGCGTAGAAGATGTGACTTCATATCTACAG ATCATCAGGGAGGCAGAGCAATGGTGTATCCAAAAGACTGGCAGAGAAATCATCTTGTGCACGTGTTCGGCAAGTGGCGCCGACCGCATCGTAGATCTCTGCGACAACATCCAGCAAGTAATCGTCGACGAGTGCGGCATGTGTTTTGAGCCTGAGACACTCGTGCCTATCACATGCGCCCGCGCCAAGCAAGTCGTGCTCATTGGGGACCACAAGCAGCTGCAACCTATCATCAAAGATAACGACGCTAAGCGCTTGGGTCTAGAGATCTCTATGTTTGAGCGCTACGCCAAAAAGGCGATCATGCTCAAGGAACAATACCGTATG CATGCAGAAATCTGCCACTTTCCATCAGAACAGTTCTATGACAAGCTTCTGCTTACGTCTGCCACTGTCGCGCTCCGCACACCTTCGCCTGTCGACTTCTGGCCAGCGCAGGTGCTATATAGGAAGGACGTACCACGTGTGTTTTGCCACGTGGAAGGGTGCGAGACGTCTTCAGTGATTAAGACTCAGTACAGCAATCAGCAGTCCAAAAGTAACGAGAAAGAAGCGAATAAGGCA